From a single Brassica napus cultivar Da-Ae chromosome C9, Da-Ae, whole genome shotgun sequence genomic region:
- the LOC125592974 gene encoding uncharacterized protein LOC125592974 yields the protein MGDPLPLRLALPELRYPIGSEPEKTISINQHSIVAYIKIVKEILGNDEFNRIRGTFLGPVIKLGERSLKLSAKIVHAVLTKSIKTVKRHEAWFHFGAQPMRFSIREFHMVTGLKCSGEAREPREKTERFKWDFLKGRTHTVKDVEKQLRNTREDASDERFCLAMLLLIESILLQKSLLDGGTTFTLDYVKIAQDMDVLMTYPWGRTAYNLLLKSLQRAVDKSLDKNNYDLQGFPMAFLIWILESVPLLQYAFSQVVPILSVQPSTPIFLCEKYLQIASPQLIDVLLIEIKDHVSFYIIFFLFLFCLMILHLKANYFYGFSLRSYASYLLFLMIQKLMFAWKTKLIKIWMTWPIYPREVISLKLEIGETCQ from the coding sequence ATGGGAGATCCATTACCATTAAGACTAGCACTGCCTGAGCTGAGGTATCCGATTGGATCAGAGCCAGAGAAGACGATATCGATAAACCAACACTCGATAGTTGCTTATATCAAAATTGTTAAGGAAATTCTAGGAAATGATGAGTTCAACAGAATAAGAGGGACGTTTTTGGGACCGGTGATCAAGCTTGGAGAGAGGTCTTTGAAATTATCAGCTAAGATAGTGCACGCAGTTCTCACCAAAAGCATCAAGACAGTGAAGAGACACGAAGCCTGGTTCCATTTTGGTGCTCAGCCAATGAGGTTCTCTATAAGAGAATTCCACATGGTGACTGGTTTGAAATGTAGTGGTGAAGCAAGAGAACCACGAGAGAAAACCGAGAGATTTAAGTGGGACTTCCTAAAAGGGCGTACTCATACAGTAAAGGACGTGGAGAAGCAGCtcagaaacacaagagaagatgcTTCTGATGAGAGATTCTGCCTTGCAATGCTCCTCCTGATTGAGAGCATACTACTACAGAAGAGCCTTCTCGACGGTGGCACAACTTTTACTTTGGATTATGTGAAAATAGCGCAGGATATGGATGTCTTGATGACATACCCATGGGGGAGAACAGCTTATAATTTGCTGTTAAAATCACTTCAGAGAGCTGTCGACAAAAGCCTCgacaaaaacaattatgattTGCAAGGATTCCCTATGGCATTTCTTATATGGATACTTGAGTCAGTACCTTTGCTACAGTATGCATTCAGTCAAGTGGTTCCTATTCTGAGCGTTCAACCGTCTACCCCAATATTTTTGTGTGAGAAGTACCTTCAAATAGCTTCTCCACAGCTGATAGATGTTCTCCTAATTGAAATCAAAGATCATGTaagtttttacattatttttttcttgtttctgttttgccttatgattctccatttaaaagctaattatttttatggtttcAGCTTAAGGTCATATGCATCCTACCTCCTATTCCTAATGATCCAGAAGCTGATGTTTGCATGGAAGACGAAGCTAATAAAGATCTGGATGACATGGCCGATTTATCCAAGAGAggttataagtttaaaattagaGATTGGCGAAACATGTCAGTAG